In Malus sylvestris chromosome 16, drMalSylv7.2, whole genome shotgun sequence, the following are encoded in one genomic region:
- the LOC126606724 gene encoding AT-hook motif nuclear-localized protein 20-like has translation MEPVATNSSTLNKQRGLEISINENSGRSSGRDEDDDRDHTEPKEGAVEIGSRRPRGRPPGSKNKPKPPIFVTRDSPNSLRSHVMEVASGTDVAESVAQFARRRQRGMCILSGSGSVANVTLRQPAAPGAVVVLHGRFEILSLSGAFLPGPAPPGFTGLTVYLAGGQGQVVGGSVMGSLVAAGPVMVMAATFANATYERLPLEEDEEGGGGGGGHNNGGSPTRGGSSGTQLGSGGHHHQQQQLPDPSSGLPNIYSYHLPPNLIPNGGHGQLGHEAYANWAHS, from the coding sequence ATGGAACCGGTAGCCACCAATTCATCAACGCTGAACAAGCAGCGCGGCCTTGAAATCTCTATAAACGAAAACAGCGGCAGAAGCAGCGGCAGAGACGAGGATGACGACAGAGACCATACTGAGCCCAAAGAAGGTGCGGTCGAGATTGGATCCCGCCGGCCAAGAGGCCGCCCTCCAGGATCCAAAAACAAGCCCAAACCTCCCATCTTCGTCACCCGTGACAGCCCCAACTCCCTCCGCAGCCATGTCATGGAGGTGGCCAGCGGCACTGACGTGGCGGAGAGCGTGGCGCAGTTCGCTAGGCGGCGGCAGAGAGGCATGTGTATTCTTAGCGGGAGTGGCTCGGTCGCCAACGTAACCCTAAGACAACCTGCGGCTCCAGGAGCTGTGGTGGTGCTTCATGGGAGGTTTGAGATTTTGTCTCTGAGTGGGGCGTTCCTTCCTGGTCCCGCCCCTCCCGGGTTTACTGGGCTGACGGTTTACTTAGCCGGCGGGCAGGGGCAGGTGGTTGGGGGCAGTGTGATGGGGTCACTAGTGGCAGCAGGGCCAGTGATGGTGATGGCAGCAACATTTGCAAATGCTACTTATGAGAGGTTGCCTCttgaggaggatgaggagggtggaggaggtggaggaggcCATAATAATGGAGGTTCCCCAACTCGTGGTGGGAGCAGTGGAACCCAGTTGGGGAGTGGGGGGCATCATCATCAGCAGCAGCAACTCCCTGATCCTTCATCTGGACTTCCAAATATTTACAGCTATCATCTGCCTCCAAATCTGATCCCTAATGGTGGCCATGGACAGCTTGGGCATGAGGCGTATGCTAATTGGGCGCATTCATGA